One genomic segment of Zymoseptoria tritici IPO323 chromosome 5, whole genome shotgun sequence includes these proteins:
- a CDS encoding thymidylate synthase — MAPFKIDAVPEASSQTSVTSDMPSTKPHEEHQYLSLIREILAYGEHRPDRTGTGTLSIPFPPQHRYTLSRPDGTLILPLLTTKRVFLRAVLAELLWFVAGSTNAKLLQDQNVHIWDGNGSREYLDSVGLGHREVGDLGPVYGFQWRHFGAEYEDCHADYTGKGVDQLAEVLRKLRESPYDRRVILSAWNPADMKKMALPPCHMFAQFYVSFPATSPTREDGSKKGTLHTLLYQRSNDMGLGVPFNIASYALLAHMLARAADLVPGTLTHTMGDAHIYLDHREALEVQIQREPKEFPTLELERKAGCDIDGWQATDFKILGYEPHKGIAMKMSV, encoded by the coding sequence ATGGCTCCTTTCAAGATCGACGCAGTCCCAGAGGCTTCATCACAAACATCTGTCACAAGCGATATGCCTTCCACGAAGCCGCATGAAGAACACCAATATCTCTCCCTCATCCGCGAGATCCTCGCATATGGAGAGCATCGCCCTGACCGCACTGGAACCGGCACTTTGTCAATACCCTTTCCACCGCAACATAGATACACTCTGTCCCGACCAGACGGTACCTTGATTCTCCCACTCCTCACCACCAAGCGAGTCTTCCTACGAGCTGTCCTCGCCGAGCTGTTGTGGTTTGTGGCCGGCTCCACCAACGCCAAACTGCTACAAGACCAGAACGTGCACATCTGGGATGGCAATGGCTCAAGAGAATACCTGGATAGCGTAGGACTTGGACACAGAGAAGTGGGAGATTTGGGTCCTGTGTATGGCTTCCAATGGCGGCATTTCGGAGCCGAGTACGAAGACTGCCATGCAGACTATACAGGGAAGGGCGTGGATCAACTCGCAGAAGTGCTGAGGAAGTTGCGAGAGAGTCCATACGATCGAAGGGTCATTCTCAGTGCGTGGAATCCAGCAGACATGAAGAAGATGGCACTACCGCCTTGTCACATGTTCGCCCAGTTCTACGTCTCGTTTCCGGCCACGTCTCCCAcaagggaagacggctcgAAAAAGGGTACTTTGCACACACTGCTGTACCAGCGAAGTAATGACATGGGTCTTGGTGTACCTTTCAACATCGCCTCATACGCTTTGTTGGCGCACATGCTTGCACGAGCGGCAGATCTGGTTCCTGGAACTCTTACACACACCATGGGCGACGCCCATATCTATCTGGATCATCGGGAGGCATTGGAGGTCCAGATCCAAAGAGAGCCCAAGGAATTCCCAACACTCGAGCTCGAACGGAAGGCCGGCTGCGATATCGACGGCTGGCAAGCCACAGACTTCAAGATTTTGGGATATGAGCCGCACAAAGGCATCGCGATGAAAATGAGCGTATGA